A genomic segment from Pyrodictium occultum encodes:
- a CDS encoding MarC family protein — protein MPAPDVGMVSLNALIRSLLVLFIAIDPLGNAPLFYGLTATLSDERRSTIIKKSCEVATLILIAFALGGDMLLYYFGLSLADFRISGGIILLIYGIAGIFGWTEATMLQRPEDAETIAIVPLATPLLAGPAAIATVLYVKAVYGILYAITAILVNTIITFITLINSDKLMKLLGSNGAIALSKIMSILLAAIAVAMIREGIIEAMNEAG, from the coding sequence ATGCCGGCTCCAGACGTGGGCATGGTAAGCCTTAACGCGCTTATCCGCTCTCTCCTGGTACTCTTCATAGCAATAGACCCGCTGGGGAATGCTCCACTATTCTACGGGCTCACCGCAACCCTGTCCGACGAGAGGCGCAGCACGATAATAAAGAAGAGCTGCGAGGTAGCAACACTGATACTCATAGCATTCGCGCTGGGCGGAGACATGCTGCTCTACTACTTCGGGCTATCGCTAGCAGACTTCCGCATCTCCGGCGGCATAATACTGCTCATCTACGGCATAGCTGGCATATTCGGCTGGACGGAGGCAACGATGCTCCAACGCCCAGAAGACGCCGAAACCATAGCCATAGTGCCCCTGGCGACGCCTCTGCTAGCAGGACCCGCTGCAATAGCTACCGTGCTATACGTCAAGGCCGTATACGGCATACTGTACGCGATCACCGCCATACTAGTCAACACCATTATAACCTTCATAACGCTCATAAACAGCGATAAGCTGATGAAGCTGCTTGGTAGCAATGGTGCAATAGCACTATCCAAGATTATGTCGATACTCCTAGCCGCAATAGCGGTTGCCATGATACGAGAAGGGATAATAGAAGCCATGAACGAGGCAGGGTAA
- the ppsA gene encoding phosphoenolpyruvate synthase, with protein sequence MAGQRPLVVWIEELRANDVELAGGKGANLGELVSAGVPVPPGFVVTTEAYKKFIESTGLRDKIKSILENLDVNDTRALEEASRKIREMIMAAEMPREIAEVVKSYYIELGKRVGIEEPLVAVRSSASAEDLPEASFAGQQDTYLNVKGANQVVEKVKACWASLFTARAIFYRAQHGIDHFKTAMAVVVQKMVNARSAGVMFTLHPVTGDTSVIVIESSWGLGEAVVAGKVTPDEFVVDKKTLEIVDKKISRKEIMITYDPETGGTVEVKLPEDKATEPSLSDDEVKALARYGLMIEKHYNHPMDIEWAIDKDIQPPNNIFIVQARYETVWSRRKAEAGEAREAEAKAAEETGGRVLVRGLPASPGVATGVARVILDPHSPEAQEFREGDVLVTRMTDPDWVPLMKKAAAIVTDEGGMTSHAAIVSRELGIPAVVGTGNATKVIKTGTLVTVDGSRGVVYEGRVEISRSKAGEEAAAAAAAIDPETLRNLYPVTGTKIYMNLGEPDVIDKYVHLPFDGIGLMRIEFILTDWIGYHPLYLIETGKADFFVDRLAEGIAKVASAIYPRPVVVRFSDFKTNEYRGLKGGEKYEPEERNPMLGWRGVSRYIHPAYEKAFRLEVRAIKKVRDEMGLKNVWVMLPFVRTTWEVEKVLEIMADEGLQRGKDFKVWIMAEVPSVVLLADEFSKLVDGFSIGSNDLTQLVLGVDRDSQLLAGMGYFDERDPAVLRAIKMLIDAAHRHGRTVSICGQAPSVYPEVVEFLVASGIDSISVNPDAVIPTRRLVASIERRLMMRRLEEVEKALRELKGGMEL encoded by the coding sequence TTGGCCGGGCAGAGGCCTCTCGTTGTATGGATCGAGGAGCTACGTGCTAACGATGTTGAGCTTGCTGGTGGCAAGGGTGCAAACCTCGGCGAGCTCGTCTCGGCCGGTGTCCCTGTCCCGCCCGGCTTTGTTGTCACGACTGAAGCATACAAGAAATTCATCGAGAGCACCGGGCTCCGGGATAAGATTAAGAGCATTCTCGAGAACCTTGATGTGAACGATACCAGAGCCCTTGAGGAGGCTAGCAGGAAGATAAGAGAGATGATAATGGCTGCTGAGATGCCAAGAGAGATAGCAGAGGTTGTGAAGAGCTATTACATCGAGCTGGGCAAGCGCGTCGGTATCGAGGAGCCTCTCGTCGCTGTTAGGAGCAGCGCTTCCGCAGAGGATCTTCCGGAGGCCAGCTTCGCAGGGCAGCAGGACACCTATCTAAACGTTAAGGGTGCCAACCAGGTTGTTGAGAAGGTTAAGGCCTGCTGGGCTAGCCTCTTCACTGCCCGCGCCATATTCTACAGGGCACAGCATGGGATAGACCATTTCAAGACTGCTATGGCCGTTGTAGTCCAGAAGATGGTTAACGCCCGCTCCGCGGGTGTCATGTTCACGCTTCACCCGGTCACGGGAGATACTAGCGTTATCGTCATAGAGTCAAGCTGGGGTCTGGGCGAGGCTGTCGTGGCGGGTAAGGTGACGCCGGACGAGTTCGTTGTAGACAAGAAGACCCTGGAGATAGTTGATAAGAAGATAAGCCGCAAGGAGATAATGATAACCTATGACCCGGAGACCGGCGGGACGGTTGAGGTAAAGCTCCCCGAGGATAAGGCAACCGAGCCTAGCCTGAGCGATGACGAGGTAAAGGCCCTGGCCAGGTATGGGCTAATGATAGAGAAGCACTACAATCACCCAATGGATATTGAGTGGGCCATCGATAAGGATATTCAGCCTCCCAACAACATATTCATAGTACAGGCTAGATACGAGACGGTCTGGAGCAGGAGAAAGGCCGAAGCCGGCGAAGCGAGGGAGGCCGAGGCTAAGGCGGCAGAGGAGACCGGCGGCAGGGTACTGGTCCGCGGCCTCCCTGCAAGCCCTGGCGTAGCTACTGGCGTAGCCAGGGTAATCCTTGACCCCCATAGCCCTGAAGCGCAGGAATTCCGTGAAGGCGACGTACTGGTAACCAGGATGACCGATCCCGACTGGGTTCCTTTGATGAAGAAGGCGGCCGCCATAGTCACCGACGAGGGCGGTATGACGAGCCACGCCGCCATAGTCTCCCGCGAGCTCGGTATACCCGCTGTGGTCGGCACAGGAAACGCTACAAAGGTCATTAAGACGGGCACCCTGGTAACGGTTGATGGCAGCCGCGGCGTGGTCTACGAGGGGAGAGTCGAGATATCCAGGAGCAAGGCAGGGGAGGAGGCCGCCGCAGCCGCTGCAGCCATAGACCCTGAGACCCTCCGCAATCTCTACCCCGTCACGGGCACCAAGATATACATGAACCTCGGCGAGCCCGACGTTATAGACAAGTATGTGCACCTCCCGTTCGACGGCATTGGGCTGATGAGGATAGAGTTCATACTCACCGACTGGATAGGCTATCACCCGCTCTACCTCATAGAGACCGGTAAGGCCGACTTCTTTGTAGACAGGCTCGCAGAGGGTATAGCTAAGGTTGCTAGCGCGATATACCCGCGGCCTGTTGTTGTGAGGTTCAGCGACTTCAAGACCAACGAGTACCGCGGGCTCAAGGGCGGCGAGAAGTACGAGCCTGAAGAGCGCAACCCAATGCTGGGCTGGCGCGGCGTCTCTAGGTACATCCACCCTGCCTACGAGAAGGCTTTCCGCCTCGAGGTAAGGGCGATAAAGAAGGTTCGCGACGAGATGGGCCTGAAGAACGTATGGGTGATGCTGCCCTTCGTGAGGACCACGTGGGAGGTTGAGAAGGTCCTCGAGATAATGGCTGACGAGGGGCTTCAGCGGGGTAAGGACTTCAAAGTATGGATAATGGCTGAGGTGCCTAGCGTAGTACTGCTTGCCGACGAGTTCTCGAAGCTTGTGGACGGATTCAGCATAGGCAGCAACGATCTAACCCAGCTTGTGCTAGGTGTTGACAGGGATTCGCAGCTGCTGGCTGGTATGGGCTACTTCGACGAGCGTGACCCCGCTGTGCTGAGGGCGATAAAAATGCTCATAGACGCCGCCCACCGCCACGGCCGTACGGTATCGATATGTGGGCAGGCTCCGAGCGTCTACCCGGAGGTTGTTGAGTTCCTCGTTGCCAGCGGTATTGATAGCATCAGCGTGAATCCCGACGCGGTGATACCCACTAGGCGTCTCGTGGCTTCGATAGAGCGCCGCCTAATGATGCGCAGGCTTGAGGAGGTAGAGAAAGCTCTCCGTGAGCTTAAAGGGGGCATGGAGCTCTAG
- a CDS encoding AAA family ATPase: MTGNTDSSRVSTLLNRVHQFYTSLAEPFVGREEEARVITLAIIAREHTVLIGEPGTAKSAMARRSAELINAKFFKYLLTKYTEPSELFGPLDLNALKEGRYVRITKGKMPEAEIVFLDEVFNANSAVLNALLSIMQERIWYDGYTEIKVPLWTLIGATNRVPEEPELEAIYDRFLLRQYARPLPENRWGELLEAGWRIESGKMPPAKPVLDMTTLTEVHKLVFNVDISGIKPKLLRLFAVLEERGLHLTDRRKAKSLKIIAANALLEGRMKAEERDLIVLKYIAPKDIEDFDKVNIVLSEELRMPERFIKELNDIKANVKEAGRLVDSMRSYDPRLVDLFRSLKIAKSRILNILKETDDERVRALANETLHEIDELLEKISYKLGM; the protein is encoded by the coding sequence TTGACCGGCAATACGGACTCGTCACGGGTATCAACTCTGCTTAACCGTGTACACCAGTTCTATACGTCGCTAGCGGAGCCCTTCGTGGGGAGGGAGGAGGAGGCTAGAGTTATCACACTAGCCATTATAGCCAGAGAGCACACAGTACTTATCGGGGAGCCTGGCACAGCAAAGTCAGCCATGGCCAGGCGCAGCGCCGAGCTAATAAACGCCAAGTTCTTCAAGTACCTGCTAACCAAGTATACGGAGCCGAGCGAGCTCTTCGGCCCCCTAGATCTTAACGCCCTCAAGGAAGGCAGGTATGTCAGGATAACTAAGGGTAAGATGCCGGAGGCCGAGATTGTATTCCTAGACGAGGTCTTCAACGCCAACTCGGCAGTGCTTAATGCGCTACTAAGCATAATGCAGGAGCGTATATGGTACGACGGCTACACCGAGATCAAGGTCCCCCTCTGGACTCTGATAGGCGCCACTAACCGTGTACCGGAGGAGCCCGAGCTCGAGGCTATATATGACAGGTTCCTATTAAGACAGTACGCCAGGCCGCTCCCGGAGAACAGGTGGGGCGAGCTGCTAGAGGCCGGGTGGAGAATAGAGTCCGGTAAAATGCCTCCCGCGAAGCCGGTACTAGACATGACCACTCTCACTGAAGTACATAAGCTCGTGTTTAATGTCGACATATCAGGCATCAAGCCAAAGCTGCTACGCCTATTCGCAGTGCTGGAGGAGAGAGGGCTCCACCTCACTGATAGACGTAAGGCAAAGTCACTTAAGATAATCGCCGCTAATGCCCTGCTCGAGGGCAGGATGAAGGCAGAGGAGCGTGACCTCATAGTACTGAAGTACATAGCTCCAAAGGACATAGAGGACTTTGACAAGGTCAATATCGTGCTCTCCGAGGAGCTACGCATGCCCGAGCGCTTCATAAAGGAGCTCAACGACATCAAGGCCAACGTGAAGGAGGCAGGCAGGCTAGTAGACTCCATGAGAAGCTATGACCCGCGTCTTGTCGATCTCTTCCGCAGCCTCAAGATAGCCAAGAGCAGAATACTTAACATACTCAAGGAGACCGATGACGAGCGTGTCAGAGCGCTCGCAAACGAGACCCTTCACGAGATAGATGAACTCCTTGAGAAAATCTCATATAAGCTGGGGATGTAG
- a CDS encoding vWA domain-containing protein encodes MSILRGVKYDDPPVRYRGERIISLLHKLLPEPIKTPDYLNVDLAITVYYSLFLPYPLLERPSNADERELLHYAIVSKMLSSPKISEVKKHTIADTTTSMVASAVFLESLAQRLNRMPRPQGGDASSEESRGAEEATQETSKLEKAVEKALDSAQEAARQAKEITNLAMKFAAGNASMLSLDEVIKDVINLARNTDINMLLEALKTIESTKSYIKSKKLPSPRGELDGYELGDNIERVVASELALPQELFLVKLAERNLLLYKKVVNEDYGKFYVLLDKSGSMMGMKIIWAKAVALALAQRAVRERREFYLRFFDSIPYPPFHISKRIHGRDVVKLLEYIAKIRANGGTDITRAILTAVNDIMTRSAASRVSDIILITDGEDRVAIETVRRALARANARLHTVMIYGNNPDLRALSDSYMIATKLDKEEALKVVMAGS; translated from the coding sequence ATGAGCATACTCAGGGGCGTTAAGTATGATGACCCCCCCGTGAGGTATCGGGGGGAGCGCATAATATCTCTACTGCATAAGCTCCTACCCGAGCCCATTAAGACTCCAGACTACCTCAATGTGGACCTGGCGATAACAGTATACTACTCTCTCTTCCTGCCCTACCCCCTGCTAGAGAGGCCCAGCAACGCCGATGAGAGGGAACTGCTACATTACGCTATAGTGTCCAAGATGCTCTCCTCCCCGAAGATATCTGAGGTAAAGAAGCACACCATAGCGGACACAACCACTAGCATGGTAGCCTCCGCAGTGTTCCTCGAATCGCTAGCCCAGAGGCTCAATAGGATGCCGAGGCCTCAGGGCGGTGACGCATCATCAGAGGAAAGCCGGGGAGCGGAGGAGGCCACGCAGGAGACTAGCAAGCTTGAGAAGGCGGTTGAGAAGGCGCTGGACTCTGCACAGGAGGCTGCGAGGCAGGCTAAGGAGATAACCAATCTGGCAATGAAGTTCGCCGCCGGGAACGCGTCCATGCTGAGCCTCGACGAGGTTATAAAAGATGTTATAAACCTAGCCCGCAATACCGATATAAACATGCTCCTCGAGGCCCTAAAGACTATTGAAAGTACGAAGTCCTACATAAAGTCAAAGAAGCTGCCGAGCCCGCGTGGCGAGCTTGACGGCTACGAGCTGGGCGACAACATAGAAAGGGTTGTTGCCAGCGAGCTTGCTCTGCCCCAGGAACTATTCCTGGTTAAGCTTGCTGAGCGCAACCTGCTACTCTACAAGAAGGTCGTAAACGAGGACTATGGAAAGTTCTATGTACTGCTTGATAAGAGCGGCAGCATGATGGGCATGAAGATTATCTGGGCTAAGGCCGTGGCTCTGGCGCTTGCCCAGAGGGCTGTGAGGGAGCGGCGGGAATTCTACCTGAGGTTCTTCGATAGCATACCATACCCGCCATTCCACATATCCAAGAGAATCCATGGGAGAGATGTGGTAAAGCTACTCGAGTATATAGCAAAGATTAGGGCTAACGGTGGTACCGATATAACCAGAGCTATACTTACGGCTGTAAACGATATAATGACGCGCAGTGCTGCATCAAGGGTATCCGACATAATACTGATAACGGATGGCGAAGACCGCGTGGCCATAGAGACTGTTAGGCGTGCCCTGGCTAGAGCTAATGCCAGGCTACACACCGTGATGATATACGGCAATAACCCTGATCTCAGGGCGCTCTCCGACAGCTACATGATAGCCACTAAGCTGGATAAGGAAGAGGCCCTCAAGGTGGTTATGGCGGGGAGCTAG